Proteins from a single region of Sphingopyxis sp. BSN-002:
- a CDS encoding nicotinate-nucleotide adenylyltransferase: MITTGLLGGSFNPAHGGHRAISLDAIEALGLDELWWLVSPGNPLKPAKGMAPLRARLGSAQKMARRSPIRATAIEAELGTRYTVDTLKKLVRRYPNRQFIWIMGADNLVQLPRWRDWRGIARLMPIAVIARPGYNGRTHAAEAMGWLRRFVRPADQKRLWTDWRPPALVFLRFSPDVRSATAIRQANPRWFESYAGRAMRDPVTHSRLAMDERNETA, from the coding sequence ATGATCACCACCGGCCTCCTCGGCGGCAGCTTCAATCCTGCGCATGGCGGGCATCGCGCGATCAGCCTCGACGCGATCGAGGCACTCGGCCTCGATGAGCTGTGGTGGCTCGTCTCGCCGGGCAATCCGCTGAAGCCCGCGAAAGGCATGGCACCGCTTCGCGCGCGGCTCGGCTCGGCGCAAAAGATGGCGCGCCGCTCCCCCATCCGGGCGACCGCGATCGAGGCCGAACTCGGCACACGCTACACCGTCGACACGCTGAAAAAGCTCGTCCGCCGTTACCCGAACCGGCAGTTCATCTGGATCATGGGCGCCGACAATCTGGTCCAGTTGCCCCGCTGGCGCGACTGGCGGGGAATTGCGCGATTGATGCCGATTGCGGTTATCGCGCGTCCGGGCTATAATGGCCGCACCCATGCTGCAGAGGCGATGGGTTGGCTGCGGCGCTTTGTCCGGCCCGCGGACCAGAAACGTCTTTGGACAGACTGGAGACCGCCTGCCCTCGTGTTCCTGCGTTTTTCGCCCGATGTGCGATCCGCAACTGCAATACGGCAGGCCAACCCCCGCTGGTTCGAGAGCTATGCAGGCCGCGCGATGCGCGACCCTGTCACGCATTCGCGGCTGGCCATGGATGAAAGGAATGAAACCGCTTGA
- a CDS encoding glutamate-5-semialdehyde dehydrogenase, with product MNAEALTSPRLTDADALIADMGARARTAAKALAVASTADKAAALRAAAGQLRAQAATILEANARDMASGKASGLSAAMLDRLRLDEDRLGAIADAVGEVAALPDPVGREIDRAVRPNGMELSRVRVPLGVVGIIYESRPNVTADAAALGLMSGNAVILRGGSEAVQSNRAIHAALAAGLAEAGLPSDAVQLVPVQDRAAVGALLRAQGLIDIIIPRGGKSLVARVQDEARVPVLAHLDGINHLYIDGAADPAKAVDLAVNAKMRRTGVCGATETILIDRAYAAPLTIVDALVQAGCEVRGDKDIASLSPHVDAASAGDWDTEYLDAIVSIALVDGLTGALAHIDAHSSHHTDAIVTENQAAADRFLSEVDSAIVMHNASTQFADGGEFGLGAEIGIATGRLHARGPVALEGLTTYKWLVRGTGQVRP from the coding sequence GTGAACGCCGAAGCCCTCACCTCGCCGCGCCTGACCGACGCCGATGCCCTGATCGCCGACATGGGCGCCCGCGCCCGTACGGCGGCGAAGGCGCTGGCCGTTGCCAGCACCGCCGACAAGGCGGCGGCGCTCCGCGCGGCCGCCGGGCAATTGCGCGCGCAGGCGGCCACGATCCTCGAAGCGAACGCGCGCGACATGGCGTCCGGGAAAGCTTCGGGGCTGAGCGCGGCAATGCTCGATCGCCTCCGGCTCGACGAAGACCGGCTCGGCGCGATCGCCGATGCGGTCGGGGAAGTGGCAGCGCTGCCCGATCCGGTCGGCCGCGAGATCGACCGCGCCGTTCGGCCGAACGGCATGGAGCTGAGCCGCGTCCGCGTGCCCCTCGGTGTCGTCGGCATCATCTATGAAAGCCGCCCGAACGTTACCGCCGATGCCGCGGCGCTCGGGCTGATGTCGGGCAATGCGGTGATCCTGCGCGGCGGTAGCGAGGCCGTCCAGTCGAACCGCGCAATCCACGCCGCCCTCGCCGCGGGTCTCGCCGAAGCGGGCTTGCCCTCCGATGCGGTGCAGCTTGTGCCCGTGCAGGACCGCGCCGCAGTCGGCGCGCTGCTCCGCGCGCAGGGGCTGATCGACATCATCATCCCGCGCGGCGGCAAGAGCCTGGTCGCGCGCGTGCAGGACGAGGCGCGCGTACCCGTGCTCGCGCATCTCGACGGGATCAACCATCTCTATATCGACGGCGCCGCCGACCCCGCGAAGGCGGTCGACCTTGCCGTGAACGCCAAGATGCGCCGCACCGGCGTCTGCGGAGCCACCGAAACGATCCTGATTGATCGCGCTTATGCAGCGCCGCTCACCATCGTCGACGCGCTGGTCCAGGCGGGCTGCGAAGTGCGCGGCGACAAGGATATTGCCTCGCTCAGCCCGCATGTCGACGCGGCTTCGGCGGGCGACTGGGACACCGAATATCTCGACGCGATCGTCTCGATCGCGCTGGTCGACGGCCTGACCGGAGCGCTCGCGCATATCGACGCCCATTCGAGCCACCACACCGACGCGATCGTCACCGAGAATCAGGCGGCGGCCGACCGCTTCCTGTCCGAAGTCGACAGCGCGATCGTCATGCACAACGCCTCGACGCAGTTCGCTGACGGCGGCGAATTCGGCCTCGGCGCCGAAATCGGTATCGCCACCGGCCGCCTCCACGCGCGCGGGCCGGTCGCGCTCGAAGGGCTGACGACGTATAAATGGCTGGTGCGTGGGACGGGACAGGTGCGTCCTTGA
- a CDS encoding 23S rRNA (pseudouridine(1915)-N(3))-methyltransferase RlmH: protein MLLHIIARGRIGRGPEAELVERYMKRVTWAQKISELPDTGGRTPAAAENSRTILLDEGGDQLSSLEFAKLLEKWRDGGVREARFCLGAADGFTPEEREGADRVIAFGRATWPHLMARAMLAEQLWRATSIIANHPYHREGRQ, encoded by the coding sequence ATGTTGCTGCACATCATCGCGCGCGGGCGCATCGGGCGCGGGCCCGAGGCCGAGCTGGTCGAGCGCTATATGAAGCGCGTGACCTGGGCGCAGAAGATTTCGGAACTTCCCGACACCGGCGGACGCACGCCCGCCGCGGCAGAGAACAGCCGCACCATCCTTCTCGATGAAGGCGGCGATCAGCTGTCCTCGCTCGAATTCGCAAAGCTCCTTGAAAAATGGCGCGACGGCGGCGTGCGCGAGGCGCGTTTCTGCCTGGGGGCAGCCGACGGCTTCACGCCCGAAGAGCGCGAGGGCGCCGACCGGGTCATCGCCTTCGGCCGCGCGACCTGGCCGCACCTGATGGCGCGCGCGATGCTCGCCGAACAATTGTGGCGCGCCACCAGCATCATCGCGAACCATCCCTATCACCGCGAGGGCCGGCAATGA
- a CDS encoding alkaline phosphatase D family protein — protein MHQLWGEIDRRLLIKLGTAGLAALSLPGAAQAMAAQGFTHNVASGEPGPNSILLWTRYAAPSDTRLTVEVSETSDFARVVGGGSVTAEGEKDHTAKFYVDGLQPGRWYFYRFVAPDGTMSPTGRTRTLPQGPTRAFNLALFSCSNLPFGWFNAYGHAAARGDIDLCVHVGDYLYEYDAGHYPSVKEALPGRVIEPANEIVALADYRLRYASYRADPDLQRLHQLFPMIAQWDDHEFANDAWKGGAENHDANGGNWTDRMVAAERAHTEWMPVSDTRWRHYQVGDLATIFLPETRVTGRDKQFEIDDIVKAGGNAAAALKTFAETAYRDPARQMLGADQEKWLLGSIVDSAKAGTRWQVLAQQVVMGTLFSPPEAANWFGPNPPEVVRSRVAAAQAAAKAGLPLNMDSWDGYPAARDRILAAAQHAGADLVTLSGDSHNAWAFDLVHGGKPAGIEVGGHSVTSPGYESYTKGISDADRVAALRHSSPQLKWANTQDRGYVTVGFTPDRVTADWHNVASIREHDLKLSGSHRMTAARGKRKYDAA, from the coding sequence ATGCACCAGCTCTGGGGCGAGATCGATCGCCGCCTGCTCATCAAGCTCGGGACCGCGGGACTCGCCGCGCTGTCCCTCCCCGGCGCTGCGCAGGCGATGGCGGCGCAGGGCTTCACACACAATGTCGCGAGCGGCGAGCCGGGTCCGAACAGCATCCTCCTCTGGACGCGCTATGCCGCGCCATCGGACACACGCCTGACGGTCGAAGTCTCCGAAACGTCGGATTTCGCGCGCGTCGTCGGCGGCGGTAGCGTCACCGCCGAGGGGGAGAAGGATCATACCGCCAAGTTCTATGTCGACGGGCTCCAGCCGGGCCGCTGGTATTTCTATCGCTTCGTCGCGCCTGACGGAACGATGTCGCCGACGGGGCGGACGCGCACGCTGCCGCAGGGGCCGACACGCGCGTTCAACCTCGCGCTCTTTTCCTGCTCGAACCTGCCGTTCGGCTGGTTCAACGCCTATGGCCATGCTGCCGCGCGCGGTGACATCGACCTGTGCGTCCATGTCGGCGACTATCTCTACGAATATGATGCCGGCCATTATCCCTCGGTAAAGGAAGCACTGCCGGGGCGGGTCATCGAGCCCGCGAACGAGATCGTCGCGCTCGCCGACTATCGCCTGCGCTATGCTTCGTATCGCGCCGATCCCGATCTGCAGCGGCTGCATCAGCTTTTCCCGATGATCGCGCAGTGGGACGATCATGAATTCGCCAACGACGCGTGGAAGGGCGGCGCCGAAAATCACGACGCCAACGGAGGAAACTGGACCGACCGCATGGTGGCGGCCGAACGCGCGCACACCGAATGGATGCCGGTCTCCGACACGCGCTGGCGCCACTATCAGGTCGGAGACCTCGCGACGATCTTCCTGCCCGAAACGCGCGTCACGGGACGCGACAAGCAGTTCGAGATCGACGATATCGTCAAGGCGGGCGGCAATGCGGCGGCGGCGCTCAAGACCTTCGCCGAGACCGCGTACCGCGATCCCGCGCGCCAGATGCTCGGCGCCGATCAGGAAAAATGGCTGCTCGGCAGTATCGTCGATTCGGCGAAGGCGGGGACCCGCTGGCAGGTGCTGGCGCAGCAGGTCGTGATGGGCACCCTGTTCAGCCCGCCCGAGGCCGCGAACTGGTTCGGACCCAATCCGCCCGAGGTCGTGCGCAGCCGCGTCGCCGCGGCGCAGGCCGCAGCCAAGGCCGGGCTGCCGCTCAACATGGACAGCTGGGACGGCTATCCCGCCGCGCGCGACCGCATCCTCGCGGCAGCGCAGCACGCGGGTGCCGATCTCGTCACGCTGTCGGGCGATAGCCACAACGCCTGGGCCTTCGATCTGGTCCATGGCGGCAAGCCCGCGGGGATCGAGGTCGGCGGCCACAGCGTCACCTCGCCGGGCTATGAAAGCTATACGAAGGGCATTTCGGACGCCGACCGTGTCGCCGCGCTCCGCCACTCCTCGCCGCAGCTCAAATGGGCAAACACGCAGGATCGCGGCTATGTGACCGTCGGCTTCACCCCCGACCGCGTGACCGCCGACTGGCACAATGTCGCCTCGATCCGCGAGCACGATCTGAAACTCTCGGGCTCGCACCGCATGACCGCGGCGCGCGGCAAGCGGAAGTACGACGCCGCCTGA
- a CDS encoding DUF3667 domain-containing protein, whose amino-acid sequence MSGDIESIGAAITAGLAGSAVEPKHGGGHGHGGTRCLNCGTSLVGSHCHRCGQKVDVHRSFGAIGHDLVHAIFHFEGKLWNTLPMLAWRPGDLTRRYIHGERASFISPLALFLFAVFLTYAVLAMVGAGGGVGEELNKAAAEQTRTAAIKDSMQAEVDRIDAELAKKNLPAGQREELASERDTLQKSADYLGVSRSRSKTERAADRAAGPPVLDDPKDQVITSANFISQNKYNTGVPFIDHGLAKAFANPALILYKLQANAYKFAWALIPLSLPFMWLLYPFSRRFHTYDHFVFVTYSISFMLLLFVVVRLLNLTVFGQTATFLAMLYVPFHMYRQLRGAYRSSRFGSLVRATLLLFFSLFSVIMFMLLLLALGVSG is encoded by the coding sequence ATGAGCGGGGACATCGAAAGCATCGGGGCGGCGATCACGGCGGGGCTGGCGGGCTCGGCGGTCGAGCCGAAACATGGTGGCGGGCACGGGCACGGCGGCACGCGCTGCCTGAATTGCGGGACGAGCCTTGTCGGTTCGCACTGCCACCGCTGCGGGCAGAAGGTTGACGTGCATCGCAGCTTCGGCGCGATCGGGCACGACCTCGTCCACGCGATCTTCCATTTCGAGGGCAAGCTCTGGAACACGCTGCCGATGCTTGCGTGGCGGCCGGGCGACCTGACGCGCCGTTATATCCACGGCGAGCGCGCAAGCTTCATTTCGCCGCTGGCGCTGTTCCTGTTTGCGGTATTCCTGACCTATGCGGTGCTCGCGATGGTCGGCGCCGGCGGGGGCGTAGGCGAGGAGCTGAACAAGGCGGCGGCCGAGCAGACGCGCACCGCGGCGATCAAGGACAGCATGCAGGCCGAGGTCGACCGGATCGACGCCGAGCTCGCGAAAAAGAATCTGCCCGCCGGGCAGCGCGAGGAACTCGCGAGCGAGCGCGACACGCTCCAGAAGAGCGCCGACTATCTCGGCGTCTCGCGCAGCCGCAGCAAGACCGAGCGGGCCGCCGACCGTGCGGCGGGGCCGCCGGTGCTGGACGACCCGAAAGACCAGGTGATCACCAGCGCGAATTTCATTTCGCAGAACAAGTACAACACCGGCGTTCCCTTCATCGACCACGGGTTGGCAAAGGCGTTCGCCAACCCCGCGCTGATCCTCTACAAGCTGCAGGCGAACGCCTATAAATTCGCGTGGGCGCTGATCCCGTTGTCGCTGCCCTTCATGTGGCTGCTCTATCCGTTCAGCCGGCGCTTCCACACCTACGATCATTTCGTCTTCGTCACCTATTCGATCAGTTTCATGCTGCTCTTGTTCGTCGTCGTGCGGCTGCTGAACCTGACGGTCTTCGGCCAGACCGCGACCTTCCTCGCGATGCTCTATGTGCCGTTCCACATGTATCGCCAGCTGCGCGGGGCCTATCGCTCGTCGCGCTTCGGTTCGCTCGTCCGCGCGACGTTGCTGCTTTTCTTCAGCCTGTTTTCGGTGATCATGTTCATGCTGCTGCTGCTCGCGCTCGGCGTCAGCGGCTAG
- the rsfS gene encoding ribosome silencing factor, translating into MIAASKDAAPGAAPANDSVEALHALILHQLDEDQAQETISIPLAGKSSIADHMVIASGRSTRHVSAIADKLAQRIKQEAGRSVRVEGLPNADWVLLDAGDVIVHLFRPEVRSFYNLERMWSFGDAPPVTAVN; encoded by the coding sequence TTGATAGCCGCCAGTAAGGATGCCGCGCCCGGCGCCGCACCTGCGAATGACAGCGTGGAAGCCCTCCACGCACTGATCCTCCACCAGCTGGACGAGGACCAGGCCCAGGAAACCATCTCCATCCCGCTTGCCGGAAAGAGCAGCATCGCCGATCATATGGTGATCGCGAGCGGCCGGTCGACGCGTCACGTCTCGGCGATCGCCGACAAGCTGGCGCAGCGCATCAAGCAGGAAGCGGGCCGCAGCGTCCGCGTCGAGGGTCTGCCCAACGCCGACTGGGTGCTGCTCGATGCCGGCGACGTCATCGTCCACCTGTTCCGCCCCGAGGTTCGCAGCTTCTACAACCTCGAGCGCATGTGGTCGTTCGGCGACGCCCCGCCGGTTACCGCGGTAAATTGA